Proteins from a genomic interval of Oncorhynchus nerka isolate Pitt River linkage group LG13, Oner_Uvic_2.0, whole genome shotgun sequence:
- the LOC115140558 gene encoding proline rich transmembrane protein 1B has protein sequence MLPAKMDPVIQPPGCESQALSSGRTAVQEGNSGTQHLVGRTSLPVQTTHLSSNSDNVHTVCPPVPKADSTFAACPPYRAHSDSDGRLTREELLSQTDLAGGTPSTVYQPQISSVQPDMTASTPSEEPPPYSPPDPKMTYIIYPPQPPHYPGPPVIACQPGPNQPAFYQAQFMPSPSYPPNTIYMSGPPLGDEQPPLPKDYMVESLLVTIFCCLMSGLIALLYSYETRAALARGDIREAERASQKARLLVLFSLMFGVFVCVGWIIYVVISLCA, from the exons ATGCTGCCTGCCAAAATGGACCCAG TCATTCAACCACCCGGCTGTGAGAGCCAGGCCCTGTCCAGTGGGAGGACAGCAGTGCAGGAGGGAAACTCAGGAACCCAACACCTTGTTGGACGTACAAGCTTACCTGTCCAAACCACTCATCTGTCATCCAACAGTGACAATGTCcacactgtctgtcctccagtGCCTAAGGCAGACAGTACTTTTGCTGCCTGTCCGCCATACAGAGCTCACAGTGACAGTGATGGGAGGTTAACCAGGGAGGAGCTGCTAAGCCAGACAGACCTGGCAGGAGGGACACCCTCGACTGTGTATCAGCCACAGATCTCCTCGGTTCAACCAGACATGACAGCATCCACCCCATCAGAAGAGCCCCCACCCTACAGCCCACCTGACCCCAAGATGACCTATATTATCTATCCCCCACAACCACCTCACTACCCAGGACCCCCTGTCATAGCCTGCCAGCCAGGACCCAACCAGCCAGCCTTCTACCAGGCCCAGTTCATGCCTTCACCCAGCTACCCTCCCAACACCATA TACATGAGCGGCCCTCCACTGGGGGACGAGCAGCCTCCCCTGCCCAAGGACTACATGGTGGAGTCCCTGCTGGTCACCATCTTCTGCTGCCTTATGAGTGGCCTCATCGCCCTTTTGTACTCATATGAG ACCCGTGCTGCTCTGGCCAGAGGGGACataagggaggcagagagggctTCCCAGAAGGCCCGTTTGCTGGTGTTGTTCAGCCTGATGTTTGGGGTGTTTGTTTGTGTGGGATGGATCATATATGTAGTGATATCTCTCTGTGCATAG